In Apis mellifera strain DH4 linkage group LG1, Amel_HAv3.1, whole genome shotgun sequence, the sequence GAATACGGTTTAAGCCGGGCGAAAAACGACGTGGGAGCCTCTGCTAAGcggtttaaatatttcatgccCGTCGAGTCTATCAATCGAACGGCTTCTGACGGATCGTTTTAACGGATGCTGCCACTCGTGCGCTTGGTTAGGGGCTCCCTCTCGAGGAGAGGCAACGTACTGGATTTTTCGCGTATTATTCCGTTCCTAGGTTTCGAGCACGCTCAAGGGACACGgcgaatttttcgatatttcgtttatattagaaatttttgttgttggtcgaaagaaaaacgatatattttcttttattaaactttattcaaCCAAAATATGAACCGACATAATTCCATTTTTGTAAAACTTGTTGGTTTTAGCGCGAAGAAATTCGTCGAATGTTGCTATTACAACTTTtagtcgaatatttttaaaaataagcgTAAAGCGATAATCGGTTGATGAGATATCtacttttgttataatatcaccttgttttagaaaagaacgatgaattatttttctttatggaTCATACAGTCACCATAACTTTTCTCGTCCATAATAATGGTTTCGGTATTTATTTAGGATTTTTATTAGCGTTCAATCATTGTCCAAATTGTATTATCGTATCTATTTCTCATCACGAGttataattctattcaaaaaGAGACATCTGTTCTTTCGAGCTTTACACGATAAGCACACTTACAAGACGCATTCTGTCAGTTGATGGTACAATacacttttccaatttttttcactttatccATTGCACTCAAATGTCTGAAAACCGTTATTGGAGATACGTCTAACTCTGCTTCCACTTTGGCTTTCGATTTATTAACAGTCCTCTCATCGACAGAATCTTCTCCGAAAGCTAAcctaatatttcgatatgcACTGTAGCCCAAGTTAAACTCGTATAaggaataatattctaaattcgtTCACTTCTCAAGGAACAGTTAAACCAATAGAAAAAGAACTTGCTACGCAAACGAGATATAAGAGGACGACGCGAAAAATATGCTAAGCGAAATATAGGTTAAGTAGAGTTTACAAGTAGCAGTTGATTTATTCTGAAGTTGGCAACTTCACGTGGTACGATCTAATGCATGGAACGTGTTAAGGTATATTTCGAGCGAAAAGTAACTAAATTTATActaagttaaataatattcgtcgCACAATGTAATGGTGTATTTCTTCGTATTATCGTAAGAAAAGTGattttcctttgaaatttcgatcgcTGTAATTTACGAAAACATTAACTTCGTTTAACGATCTTGAATAATCACGAGCTTAGTGTACCGTTTAAATTCTCATGAACGTGGAAATGATGGTAGTACAGTTAAAGCTGTACTACGATGTACTAACGGAAGCCCTAAGGCGGTTTAATTGTGTACGTTTTCTGTGGATTCTCGCGGGAACGACCCGAGGTTTAGGGCTCGTGAGTGACCCTATAAATTCACGTAATCTGATTTCGAGAGCAGTGAAACCGGCTTCCCTTTCGAAATCGAACCGGAGAATAATAGATTTCCGTGATTTCCGGCGACGTTTTTCCGTCAAATATTGATGGTTAGTGAATGCTTGTTGAAAGTAATCGGAAACTCTAAGATAATCAAAGAGAATAACCAAAGACAACACTTCGAGTTTCAATTAACTCGAAAttaacttgaaattatttagtggattaaaaaaaagttattatagtaaaaaaaaaaaaaaagaaaaaggtgaaaagtttaaaataaatctctcaTTTCCTACCACCGGCAAAGTGTAAATAAGCGAAGACAAGATATTGAAGGAAAATTCAATCGGATACAGGCAAATATTTAACCGATTCGAGAGTCGCGCTGTTTTACCGAGCGAATAAATGTACCGAGGATGGATAAGAAGTGATTAATATCCGTGGAATCAAATCGCCGTGACTAATTTGCAACCTGGAAGTTCTGGTTTGCAATAACAGAGGgtcaacaacaataacaagaAACTTGTGATATCTTCGTAGATTTCGCCCCCGCGATCCGTGGTAAAACAAGAAACGCCGTGCCACCCTCAACGAGTTACGAACTTTCATTTGTCCCACCCTAACCTAACCATTTCCTATCGGTCAAAACAATTTCGCAGTTCCTTAATAGGCTTCATAAATCAACCCCGACCCGAATATCGGATCGGAAgttaaattttcgaacgaaacgatATTACGAGatgtgtgtgagagagagagagaaaaaaaatcgggagccgatttttacaaaaattcgtTTTCGATATTGGCTCGTACGTCACACTTCTatccttttattaaaattcttattcgaATTTACTTGAAATATACGATCGTATAATTTACACCTACAATCATTTTTTccagatatatatttgatattatagaagaatcgaataattcgTAACGATTTTGGGAAAATAAGAGCGAGAAGATCGCGTTGAGAAATCTCtcgttttatacaaatataaaatattttttggacGAGTTATGCAAtcctctctaaaaaaaaatcattgatcgAATATGAAACGAGAATCTCAAGTTCGCAATCGATTTTATCCACActcccctctcctttccttaAACCGCTCCAGCATAATTTTTTCCCCAAAGTTCCGCAACACGATTTTATTAACCCATTTATTTCTTCCAGATCATTTCAGAATGGAATTAGGAGAGGAGCTGGCACGATACCGCGACGTTATTACATTGTCGCAAAGATATCTCTTGAGAAACGACTCTTGTTCCGGGCGGGGTGTTTTTCTCCTAATCAGGAATACACCTAATAATAAGGGAAATTGATGATttagggagggagggagggaaataataagtataaccATCGAGAGGGGTGTGCAATGAAATTAAGTCttggggagaggaaaaaaaggttCGACCCTCTCCCTGGCGAAAGGTGCGAAATCTCGAAGGGTGGCCCGCCTCCCTCTTCCTTcacctcctcttctctttatttctctcgaaCCGAGAATGGCTTTCGtcgctctctctcgctcgcggGCGAAATGAAAAACGGCTTCTTATCGGGACTCTTGCGCAACTTTTCTTTCGAGTGGACGTATAAATTATCGGGACACCCGATAGAGAGGGGTCGTGGGGATATCTCGAAACAGCTCGAACGAAAATAATGCGCTCTGGGGATACTCGAAGAGCATCGAGAGCTTCTTACAAGGTATTAAACCTTTCATCGATTGTAATCGCATTTCGGCTTTAATAGGTGCTCGAGTAATTTAGGCATGTTTTCAATCTCAATTGGAcaacgatttatattttagagaaaatttgggaaatttgataaaaatattcgtgtatttttttaacgaattttgtagaattttgtagaattgatttataaattttaaaagattgtaTTTGATCGCTatcgagggagggagagagggagcaGTTAGTTTGTGTAGGCTGGTTGGatagattaataatgaatGACAAACACAGAACTCGATCAGAAACTATTAGCCGGCCGAAAAACGGTCCGACCCTCtaggaggaaggaaagaaattggCATTGTGAAAGAATCTCGAATAGGCGTATTCCGTTCTAAATTGGATCCTTCGAATCTTGTCCTCCGCTTTTATTTCGAAGTATTGTTCTTCCAATCTTCTCGTCCGGCCAACCATTCGAAGGAAACGATTCGCAGCCCAGCCTCTGAGACTGGGGCACATCTCTCGGGGAGATAACGATTGAAAGCTTAATTCAATTACCTTTCAATTCGCTTTAATTAGTTCTGGCGCGGAAGTAACGAATTGCGGAACATCCGCTTGTTATCACTGCAAATTGTTTGCCGATATGATTGAATTctattcttgaattttatctATCTTGCTAACCTAAATTTTTTACCAATCTTTTTactcttgaaaataatttttcgtattaaaaattatcgttagaaattttggaaaactaAATACATcttgaatggaaaaaaaaaagtattcgagagaagtttttttattttgggcGAATTACAGATCGAATGATTCGTcgacgagaaatttttcaagcttAAGGTGAACGCACGATATACGTGTAAAAGTATTGTACGAAGATTCCAACCCCATTGGACCAATCTATCCGgttatttgaagaattgatCGGATGTAATttgtcttaaattttattcgaaagaattttcttgCTATTCTAGAAACGATGTTATACGTGATTTCGTAAAACATTTATGACTGGATGTTTTTGACTGTGTATacttttctataaaatgtataataaatgtattatattttatagaagacATTAGAATAatggaagagaatttttctttgttcttggagagaattaaaaatatatttttagtattttaatatatttattaatataattattgtaatatatctattattaaaaaatagtaaaattttgaagacttgaattattacaatataataacaagAGATATTAATCTACGATCTaataatgtagaaaaaaatattgtagtatatgtaatatatcatattatgttAGTTCTAGAATTCGACACTAGGCtacgtttcttcttttgttttctCGCTAGTGGTAGGAAGAACATGGTTttctatataaagataaatttaataaaattccctAGTAGGATATGAAGAAAAGTAAGTGAAGACTTGACTATGATTCATCCTACTTTTACGTAGGGACGTAATTCTGAtcctcttttaaaattttcttaataattgatgataaattttgtctaaattttatttttaattttttcttttttctactttcaagtaaattttaatatttaacaccataataatacatttatataaaggaaataaatagataaaaataataataattgaaatatttaggttaaaaattatcaaatcacatatattaatgatatgtttctgtaaatatttatatgtatataaaatatttcgtacaaataataaaagttgaaaattttaaaaatttgcaaaacttttattttattcatctattttatctattataggaatttttttaaaaaatatatatattaaagcgatataatataattcctatgatagtttttttaattattaaagatttaataacttatataaaatgaaaaaacaaataaaaataaatatgccgAAGTATAAtacatgaataataattcaataacattaaactttgcatataaaatatgtatttattttctattaatatttttatatttatatttttttacgctcatgtatattaaaaattaaatttattttttatttgttaattacatttttaactaTCAATGAACGTAGCATAAGATTGTAGTACGTTAATTCTATCCTAGATGGCGACACATACACGAtgctatttttatcattagagTTCTCATTCTAACCTATCTATTTAATGTGGTCAAGTATGAAAAGATCGCATAGGATCAATGGATCCTGTTAATTTTCGTGTTTAATTTCAGTTTCgggaatgaaataaaagacgTTCGTTATAGGTTGAGTGTGGATTAACAAGtgcaagattaaaaaaaaatggaagtgACTTCTTCGAGTGAGTAATCGGAAAAGATAAATACACAATTTATACTATCAGTCTTTGTAATGAGATTGAGAGCGGGATATATGCTCGTAATGTTCTACTTTCTATACGattaatttacaatgaaaagtttctttatatgcattgtttcttaaatataatagaaatggaaataattttgaggaaaatgttaaaatacataaaataaggtctttctttcttacatGATCTACACTATTATTGTtatgtatttttcttcgttatttttatattataatataactgtaaatttataatttataaatttgtgatGAAAATGgtttacaaaatattgtttttcgtACTCTTTGACAGGTAATATGATTCACTATAAATAGAATCATATAGAATTTGTAGCTTTCTAGGTTATGGTTTGGATATAGGCATAAAAAatggtatttattaaaatataattggtaTAATGGGCAAAATATTCTTAAGACggaatcaatataataatatataataatatttaagatgagattgttattaattgaagatttttgaagaaaatatatgtttttatcatGATATACATTGCAAGAGGTTAAGAGACAACATATAAATGTCATTTGAAGTACGAATAcgtaagaaagaaacgaaaagcataattaacaatttatgattataataatttcagaataGTATTactaataaagataaatattaataataaaataatgttgtaaaatacataatattaatattagatctaatcaattttttattgtttttatttatttttgttttttttttacctatgctaatcatttataaataatataaatttcatattaatatcatatcagctgtgatattgaaaaataacaatattataattctttgctaaattttattttatatactgcTAGCAgctattataagaaatataaatttaattttttatattaatatagttttttcaCTTTGTAATCTACTCCTGTTCCTATTCAAAGTAGTAACTAATCTATTTGTAGATAATagcaaaattaatgatttatgtttttataatattaatactttaatattttaataatttacgatattcttatttcaatgtcatattttatgtaaatattctcattttatatgatttaagtaaaattaacattttaactaatatataataaaatattcaaaaatttgaaaaatttatatttatgacgtgtttcataattttttcaaattaaatttttttttaaatttaaacatttaaattttgtttcgataaattattatctaaacaataatttcaataatttaactcgtaattgaattatttaaaatgtttatatttcaatttttcaattaaaattgaatatcatttttaataattaagcaatgatatcatttaaaaatgaatatatatgaataaataatataagaacaaaaatttacttacaattcgaatttcttttattcttaaagaATTTCCGCGCGAAAAATTCTTGATTGATGTCAAGAAGCGATgaggaatttataaatttctgatattattGCGAACAAATACTTCCACAAATATTAACACACACGTTTTACACTCTACACTATAAAacactatataaataatatattttaagaattaattgcttatttattacatttattcgttaataattattgaattcacAGTAGATAAACGCATTAGATTCAAAGATTGCAAAGACACTACTACCAACTTCtaatcatgaaaaatatttctgtatatataatcgcaaaatttaactttacaTTTGTCAAGTCAATACAagtcttaaaataaattctatattcaatgttataaatattataaaacatttttaataatatcatattttttattattttataatataataagtttaaataattttatatttcataaaaattatttgaaatgtattCGTACACGCGCatattttctctaaaatttaactaaaaattttatatttttttttttacagattttcAAGAGGTCCTAGTGGAAttagatgaaattttgaagaatgcaACATTTCTTTGTATCGATGGAGAATTTACAGGACTTAATTCAGGACCTGATGGCGGTGTCTTTGATACACCTGCTCAGTATTATGCAAAATTAAGAACAGGATCAATGGATTTCCTTCTTATACAATTTGGCCTTTCTgtctttacatttaataaagaaatgcaaaagtacgaaatttctatttttaataaaaattcttaaattaattataaaattattttactaataataattttttctttttttttaaaggtatAATCAACGatcctataatttttatgtttttccaCGTCCGTTAAATCGTATGGCTCCAGACTGCAGATTCATGTGTCAAACTTCCAGTATATCATTTCTAGCGTCACAAggattcgattttaataaacttttcaaattgGGCATTCCTTATTTAACTacaaatgaagaagaaaaattgatgaaacgaTTAGAGGAGAAACAGAGGATAAGAGATGAAGGAACAGAAATATTGCCTATTTCGGACGTCGAGAGACCTCAGATTGAAGAGATTTGGTAAATTAATtggcaatatttttctttgcaccaatatataacaaaaattaattgaaaatcattctAGTTCGAGGATAGATGAATTTGTCACTTCCGAAACAGAAGAACTATTGATAGAAAAATGTAATGCTTTCATTAGACGACTCGTGTATCAGGAAGTAAAACTAAGATGGCCAAACAAATTAAAAGTTGAAAGtaaaatgaacaattttgGATGCATTCTTGTAGTACAAAGATTAGGAactaaggaagaagaagaacaaagaGAGattgagaaaagagaaagagaaaaaacagAAATTCAACAAGCAGTTGGATTAAGTATTCTTATGAGGAAAATTGCAGATTCCGtacgtttaattatttgtattattggtttatataaaataaataaaatataatttataataaagtacATTTTTGTTCTAGGGAAAATTAATAGTCGGTCATAATATGTTATTAGATCTCTGTCATATAGTACATCAATTTTTTGGACAATTACCGGAATCATATTTTGAGTTTAAGAGTCTTGTTCATAGTCTATTTCCaaggtaaaaattttcaatatttatttttctgacTACTTGTATAACATTTAGATAAACGTGCTTATtatatgacattttttttgtagaattttagatacaaaaataatttgccaTTCGCAGCAATTTAAGGAAAATATACCATCGTCGAATTTAGGTATATTACTAGAAACTGTTAGTAAATCACCGTTTAAAATTACAGAAGTGGAACCTATCGATGGTAGAAGTTATTCTACATTATCAGAAAAATGTCACGAGGCTGGTTACGATGCATATATAACTGGAATATGTTTCATTGCATTGTCCAATTATCTTGGTTAGTAATTAGTACAATATTATACAAGCAtcgcatataaattattctaatttaacaatttctgCTTTTCAGGTTCCTTACAAAAACCTGAAGTGCCGATAGTTTTATCGGATTCACCTTTACTCaatccttttttaaataagtaagtTTTTCTCTACTATACTTAAcatctttctatatattcattgcaatattatataatttataattttgtttcagaCTTCTCATAGCAAGATTAAAAGATGTGCCGTATATAAATCTTGTTGGAGATGATCGTAAacatctttctttaattccattattttatttataagttttaattgaatcattatattaataattttatgcttATTCTTTTAGCTAACCCAAGTAGAGATCATGTATTCCATTTAACATTCCCAAAAGAGTGGAAATTTAATGACATATCTCACTTGTTTAGTCCATTTGgtaagtacatatatatatatatatatgtattccaATCctctttatttgataattatctttatttatacaaatacaataCTAATAGAATTACAATCATTTATGTTACAGGAAGTGTGCATGTGTCATGGTTAAGTGATATATCCGCATACATAGAATTACATCGTCGGGATCAAGTCAACGAGGTGATGAAAGTTCTAGCTAAAACGAGTACCTATAAATTACAAAGGTATGCCGATTACCAAGCTTCTTTAGAAAACTTCAATACAGGAGAGCGTAAACGAAAATTATCTTCGTCCGAGTAAGtagaaacatatttttcattagatttttctttcaatattgtgATATAAATAGAACAAATTGATACTTCTTCTTTTACTTCTGAATACTACTGCAAAACaatctaattaaattctatgcATACCTCAtatgaatttcatataaacAGAAATTTGGCATAAATTCAACTTTTCAAACATCGTTACATCATGCATAAGATATCATCTTGAATTATACGCGGTCATTATAACAACTCGATAGCGCCATGAAATTACTAATTCTTCCTCTTAACTTTTCATCTTCTTCACGCTTACCATTCacgcaattctttttttccttttttttttttcttttttgttcaattaatttatctttatcgaCAATGTTTACAGCAAAAT encodes:
- the LOC408626 gene encoding poly(A)-specific ribonuclease PARN isoform X1 produces the protein MEVTSSNFQEVLVELDEILKNATFLCIDGEFTGLNSGPDGGVFDTPAQYYAKLRTGSMDFLLIQFGLSVFTFNKEMQKYNQRSYNFYVFPRPLNRMAPDCRFMCQTSSISFLASQGFDFNKLFKLGIPYLTTNEEEKLMKRLEEKQRIRDEGTEILPISDVERPQIEEICSRIDEFVTSETEELLIEKCNAFIRRLVYQEVKLRWPNKLKVESKMNNFGCILVVQRLGTKEEEEQREIEKREREKTEIQQAVGLSILMRKIADSGKLIVGHNMLLDLCHIVHQFFGQLPESYFEFKSLVHSLFPRILDTKIICHSQQFKENIPSSNLGILLETVSKSPFKITEVEPIDGRSYSTLSEKCHEAGYDAYITGICFIALSNYLGSLQKPEVPIVLSDSPLLNPFLNKLLIARLKDVPYINLVGDDPNPSRDHVFHLTFPKEWKFNDISHLFSPFGSVHVSWLSDISAYIELHRRDQVNEVMKVLAKTSTYKLQRYADYQASLENFNTGERKRKLSSSEAVSTLKKGEKSVATNGVKNPQDDDSWEVATGKRRRKRRNYADAENAQRSKQKPFVEPDSWE
- the LOC408626 gene encoding poly(A)-specific ribonuclease PARN isoform X3; amino-acid sequence: MEVTSSNFQEVLVELDEILKNATFLCIDGEFTGLNSGPDGGVFDTPAQYYAKLRTGSMDFLLIQFGLSVFTFNKEMQKYNQRSYNFYVFPRPLNRMAPDCRFMCQTSSISFLASQGFDFNKLFKLGIPYLTTNEEEKLMKRLEEKQRIRDEGTEILPISDVERPQIEEICSRIDEFVTSETEELLIEKCNAFIRRLVYQEVKLRWPNKLKVESKMNNFGCILVVQRLGTKEEEEQREIEKREREKTEIQQAVGLSILMRKIADSGKLIVGHNMLLDLCHIVHQFFGQLPESYFEFKSLVHSLFPRILDTKIICHSQQFKENIPSSNLGILLETVSKSPFKITEVEPIDGRSYSTLSEKCHEAGYDAYITGICFIALSNYLGSLQKPEVPIVLSDSPLLNPFLNKLLIARLKDVPYINLVGDDPNPSRDHVFHLTFPKEWKFNDISHLFSPFGSVHVSWLSDISAYIELHRRDQVNEVMKVLAKTSTYKLQRYADYQASLENFNTGERKRKLSSSEETTPEAEELCGCRECAKIETETLCRA
- the LOC408626 gene encoding poly(A)-specific ribonuclease PARN isoform X4, which encodes MEVTSSNFQEVLVELDEILKNATFLCIDGEFTGLNSGPDGGVFDTPAQYYAKLRTGSMDFLLIQFGLSVFTFNKEMQKYNQRSYNFYVFPRPLNRMAPDCRFMCQTSSISFLASQGFDFNKLFKLGIPYLTTNEEEKLMKRLEEKQRIRDEGTEILPISDVERPQIEEICSRIDEFVTSETEELLIEKCNAFIRRLVYQEVKLRWPNKLKVESKMNNFGCILVVQRLGTKEEEEQREIEKREREKTEIQQAVGLSILMRKIADSGKLIVGHNMLLDLCHIVHQFFGQLPESYFEFKSLVHSLFPRILDTKIICHSQQFKENIPSSNLGILLETVSKSPFKITEVEPIDGRSYSTLSEKCHEAGYDAYITGICFIALSNYLGSLQKPEVPIVLSDSPLLNPFLNKLLIARLKDVPYINLVGDDPNPSRDHVFHLTFPKEWKFNDISHLFSPFGSVHVSWLSDISAYIELHRRDQVNEVMKVLAKTSTYKLQRYADYQASLENFNTGERKRKLSSSDKIVDY
- the LOC408626 gene encoding poly(A)-specific ribonuclease PARN isoform X2 encodes the protein MEVTSSNFQEVLVELDEILKNATFLCIDGEFTGLNSGPDGGVFDTPAQYYAKLRTGSMDFLLIQFGLSVFTFNKEMQKYNQRSYNFYVFPRPLNRMAPDCRFMCQTSSISFLASQGFDFNKLFKLGIPYLTTNEEEKLMKRLEEKQRIRDEGTEILPISDVERPQIEEICSRIDEFVTSETEELLIEKCNAFIRRLVYQEVKLRWPNKLKVESKMNNFGCILVVQRLGTKEEEEQREIEKREREKTEIQQAVGLSILMRKIADSGKLIVGHNMLLDLCHIVHQFFGQLPESYFEFKSLVHSLFPRILDTKIICHSQQFKENIPSSNLGILLETVSKSPFKITEVEPIDGRSYSTLSEKCHEAGYDAYITGICFIALSNYLGSLQKPEVPIVLSDSPLLNPFLNKLLIARLKDVPYINLVGDDPNPSRDHVFHLTFPKEWKFNDISHLFSPFGSVHVSWLSDISAYIELHRRDQVNEVMKVLAKTSTYKLQRYADYQASLENFNTGERKRKLSSSEIAPRIAPTRKIQEKVLNLIWAIRKFFPRL